A DNA window from Purpureocillium takamizusanense chromosome 9, complete sequence contains the following coding sequences:
- a CDS encoding uncharacterized protein (EggNog:ENOG503P282): MANNVFYFYFAPTWDWPPDGPIKLGNVLTSIKKPEQPLYTAPLPAASEVFSSEKTEVEYSQEKLAEGNFSILTKFLSILGVGVDVGADWQTRNEEYAFERVITMQFVPKEDYIQTCIETEAVRRYLDRSRYRKPLYVITGIKTVYGAKVKSHKSRAHSGKLGVSVDGTLSSGGIVPVSLEPGVGGKSEARTGTSWEGSSDFVFAFRVRKIHVSKKPQTIDKNDDYNKGALLDGTKDKIEEDFPDLLISLQEDPKPEDEGYLEGEFIEGDTVVACAIPKVENDDE, from the exons ATGGCTAACAATGTCTTTTACTTTTATTTCGCGCCGACGTGGGACTGGCCCCCGGATGGTCCCATAAAGTTGGGGAATGTCCTCACCTCAATAAAGAAGCCGGAACAGCCACTGTACACAGCCCCGCTGCCTGCTGCGTCCGAGGTGTTCTCGTCGGAAAAGACCGAGGTCGAGTACAGTCAGGAGAAGCTTGCAGAGGGCAACTTCTCTATCTTGACGAAGTTCCTGAGCATTCTTGGCGTGGGTGTCGATGTCGGTGCCGACTGGCAAACCAG AAACGAAGAGTACGCCTTCGAGCGGGTGATTACAATGCAATTCGTTCCGAAAGAAGACTACATCCAGACGTGCATCGAGACCGAGGCGGTGCGACGCTATTTGGACCGATCTCGCTATCGCAAACCCCTCTACGTCATAACTGGGATCAAGACCGTGTACGGGGCCAAAGTCAAATCGCACAAGTCCCGAGCACACAGCGGCAAGCTCGGGGTCTCGGTCGACGGCACCTTGTCTAGCGGTGGAATCGTCCCGGTCAGCCTTGAGCCCGGAGTCGGGGGCAAAAGCGAGGCGAGGACAGGCACGAGCTGGGAAGGGAGCAGCGACTTCGTCTTTGCCTTTCGGGTCCGTAAGATCCATGTCAGCAAGAAACCGCAAACGATCGACAAGAACGATGACTACAACAAGGGTGCTTTACTGGACGGTACGAAAGACAAGATCGAAGAGGACTTCCCGGATCTTCTCATCTCGTTGCAGGAAGATCCCAAGCCAGAGGACGAAGGATACCTCGAGGGCGAGTTCATCGAAGGTGACACGGTCGTCGCTTGCGCCATTCCCAAGGTCGAGAATGATGATGAGTAG
- a CDS encoding uncharacterized protein (EggNog:ENOG503NWSG~COG:O), translating into MRVWLINLCEKGQGENLVTEWGPGLTAEKVPTVLRYENGGTSGIAYWGFDAVSKSSPVKQVHEWFKLGLCPELEESRAAHSELLRKYPSKVALPPVSQDKCEKLVIDYLLRLKGAVDRLFASMTDDMVNYPREYIITVPAMWSHGAQETMRKCAAEAFLGDRRLKENLQMVAEPEAAGIYALTSMQEIGLEKDDTFVICDAGGGTVDLSSYKITSMEDFIGLRRVSTISGELCGSSFLNRIFEDYLTKRPELAHVDWTARQNMRLLRAAVNEFETTIKPQFTGNETGAFYLTTPLPVRRPSDDGSELAIPVKDIREKVFDLVISKICSLVRDQIKDTVAATGSVKRILLAGGFGRNTYLERRVQQEVGDDIKVRRVDNSPTAIVRGALMAGLTKAGATSEGYTSEEDVSESVSSEGAVHSGEEQQKKQNKKPKRLGKIYARKPARVTAREAPRHYGTRIYEEVDNGSARKNGRNRKTSGSREVEVMKWFVKKGDEILDGEPKTFRLRYEVYLEPWEERSVIYCDVYSHKADKPPSRPHTAARPVPSLETPLATLTIDLRTIDSLPYEVEEDGRHHYDVAFEVYMTLNSAELTFNLGRGKERYKPATVTVNESEWLS; encoded by the exons ATGCGCGTCTGGCTGATAAATCTTTGCGAAAAGGGTCAAGGCGAAAACCTCGTCACAGAATGGGGTCCAGGCCTTACCGCTGAAAAGGTGCCGAC CGTTCTGAGATACGAAAATGGCGGCACGAGCGGTATTGCATACTGGGGTTTCGATGCCGTCAGCAAAAGCAGCCCGGTCAAGCAGGTCCACGAGTGGTTCAAGCTGGGCCTCTGTCCCGAGCTCGAAGAGTCCCGCGCGGCTCATTCCGAGCTGCTGAGGAAGTACCCGAGCAAAGTCGCCTTGCCTCCCGTTTCCCAGGACAAAtgcgagaagctcgtcatTGACTACCTGCTCAGACTGAAGGGGGCTGTCGATAGGCTCTTCGCCTCTATGACGGACGACATGGTGAACTATCCTCGCGAGTACATCATTACTGTCCCTGCCATGTGGAGCCACGGTGCGCAAGAGACGATGCGCAAGTGTGCCGCAGAGGCGTTTTTGGGAGACCGGCGCCTTAAGGAAAACCTCCAGATGGTTGCTGAGCCTGAGGCGGCTGGCATCTACGCATTGACCTCGATGCAAGAAATTGGCCTCGAGAAAGACGACACATTTGTGATATGCGACGCGGGCGGAGG CACTGTTGACTTGTCTTCCTACAAAATCACTTCAATGGAAGACTTCATCGGTCTGAGACGCGTTTCGACCATCTCCGGCGAGCTATGCGGAAGCAGCTTCCTCAATAGAATCTTTGAAGACTATTTAACGAAGAGACCGGAGCTGGCACATGTAGACTGGACGGCCAGGCAGAACATGCGACTCCTGCGAGCGGCCGTTAACGAGTTTGAGACGACGATCAAGCCGCAGTTTACAGGAAACGAGACTGGTGCCTTTTACCTCACGACGCCCTTGCCCGTCCGTCGGCCAAGCGACGACGGATCTGAGCTCGCGATTCCCGTCAAGGACATTCGCGAAAAGGTCTTTGACCTTGTCATCTCCAAGATATGCAGCCTCGTCCGCGACCAGATCAAGGACACGGTGGCAGCCACGGGGAGCGTCAAGAGGATTCTGCTGGCGGGAGGCTTCGGGCGGAACACCTACCTGGAACGTCGGGTCCAACaagaggtcggcgacgacatcaaggTCCGCAGAGTCGACAACAG CCCCACTGCCATCGTGCGAGGCGCGTTGATGGCCGGGCTGACCAAAGCGGGCGCAACTTCGGAAGGCTATACTTCAGAAGAAGACGTCTCAGAAAGCGTAAGCTCGGAGGGCGCGGTGCATTCCGGAGAGGAGCAGCAAAAGAAGCAAAACAAAAAGCCTAAAAGGCTCGGAAAGATTTACGCTCGCAAGCCCGCGCGTGTCACGGCCAGGGAGGCACCTCGTCACTACGGGACGCGCATCTACGAGGAGGTGGACAACGGCAGCGCCCGTAAGAATGGGAGAAACCGAAA AACCAGTGGATCCCGCGAGGTTGAGGTCATGAAATGGTTTGTCAAAAAA GGTGATGAAATATTAGACGGCGAGCCAAAAACCTTCCGCCTAAGATACGAAGTGTACCTCGAGCCGTGGGAAGAGCGATCGGTGATCTACTGCGACGTGTACTCGCACAAGGCAGACAAGCCTCCGTCGCGTCCGCACACCGCggcccgccccgtcccgt CTCTCGAAACGCCCCTTGCCACTCTCACCATCGACCTCCGAACCATTGACTCGCTCCCGTACGAGGTCGAAGAGGACGGCCGGCACCACTACGACGTCGCCTTTGAGGTGTACATGACTTTGAACTCGGCTGAGCTCACATTCAACCTCGGACGAGGCAAGGAAAGGTACAAaccggcgacggtgacggtcaACGAAAGCGAGTGGCTATCTTGA
- a CDS encoding uncharacterized protein (COG:S~EggNog:ENOG503NY6Y), producing the protein MERKRKLPPRAAARLEQAAKRRQTTPREPSSTPAPPEPVREPTPPPPPPPPLPTFIQVGQPLPTVDDPQPLDLSAKDFQSLSESGVLTESLSRSRHKWINEGLFEKYWTKPYKRKGVVHQDPNNPPKDSMTKVGIVTITIEPHIVEATMFAVKAPKLPPQDQSPSSAQKQSPSPATASKPQKQKQPKQPQLARPVLQYGPPNGSMPPPPTPQTPAAVSPAVASPVSVPLSAPAPAPPKPIASPSPAPQRALQSPSPTPQGRSPAQAAAPRPISVQPGAQRPVLSPSPGAPPRPSPAPAPLPPTAISHNPGTRPPSNPAPRQAVAPPPAAHQPLQPGNRPPGTLAPAAPPAGVVGAKPAPVKPAANDPVIALLAQKASVDPELRDLMKRVAAGQAKEGELAKFQKIIDQLNAEYKSKGGQQGPSADRLLVDGRTVKYFADEVRTILDIVLASNPNQKSSELRPPPRSDALVVLLVKTALEDQRTKDMIRRIAEGRPGFTDAQDLKEILDRLHRDAKTVPKAPPPTPPPSKQPTPNGVHNGHGKPATPSAVQQANPQALRSKGPPPAARPDISAVVFDFGTGDRYLFPKFSILEFLPSSSGQQVVASFLIVRKGSISDYGGDPTLDFYQPVTMRIQTSSGRHLENLARVVAPQDEVRRYMDDVMDNMTRAEYVLLAMRLPRAEPDDDEDGLAVVEEPRTGVSTPKSETESEPARPARLGVLWTTNTNKPPDSSGTIKFRDPEQEAQSKYERLIRSVAAKETEPM; encoded by the exons atggagaggaagaggaagctgccgccgcgggccgccgcccggctcgagcaggcggccaagaggCGGCAGACGACCCCTCGCGaaccgtcctcgacgcctgCGCCCCCGGAGCCCGTTCGagagccgacgccgccgcctcctcctcccccgcctctACCCACGTTCATTCAAGTTGGCCAGCCGCTGCCCACTGTCGATGACCCGCAGCCGCTGGACCTGTCGGCCAAAGATTTTCAGTCTCTTTCAGAGAG CGGCGTCCTCACCGAGTCCTTATCTCGCTCGCGACACAAATGGATCAACGAAGGCCTATTCGAAAAATACTGGACCAAACCCTACAAGCGGAAAGGCGTGGTGCACCAGGATCCCAACAACCCACCCAAAGACAGCATGACCAAGGTCGGTATCGTTACGATTACCATTGAGCCTCATATTGTCGAAGCCACCATGTTCGCCGTCAAGGCGCCGAAGCTACCACCGCAGGACCAgtccccgtcctcggcgcaGAAGCAatccccgtcgccggcaacggcgtcgaAACCACAGAAACAAAAGCAGCCAAAGCAGCCACAACTAGCACGGCCGGTCCTGCAGTATGGTCCTCCCAATGGGTCGATgccccctccgccgacgccgcaaaCTCCGGCGGCAGTCTCGCCAGCGGTGGCCTCGCCAGTGTCCGTCCCTTtgtccgcgcccgcgcccgcgcctcccaAGCCTATTGCTTCCCCTAGCCCGGCACCGCAACGCGCTCTGCAATCGCCGTCACCGACTCCGCAGGGTCGATCCCCTGCTCAAGCTGCCGCTCCGAGGCCCATTTCGGTCCAGCCTGGCGCTCAACGACCTGTTCTCTCGCCGAGTCCAggcgctccgcctcggccgtcgcccgcacccgcgccattgccgccgaCAGCGATTTCGCACAATCCCGGCACACGACCACCATCGAACCCGGCGCCAAGACAGGCAGTggcccctccgcccgccgctcatCAGCCGTTGCAACCTGGCAATCGTCCTCCTGGGACACttgcgcctgccgccccgcccgcgggcgtcgttggcgcgAAACCGGCCCCGGTCAAACCGGCCGCCAATGATCCGGTCattgccctcctcgcccaaAAAGCGTCAGTGGACCCGGAACTTCGCGACCTTATGAAGCGGGTTGCCGCTGGACAGGCCAAGGAGGGAGAATTGGCCAAGTTTCAAAAGATCATTGATCAGCTGAATGCAGAATACAAGTCCAAGGGCGGGCAGCAAGGGCCGTCCGCGGACAGGCTGCTCGTCGATGGACGTACTGTCAAGTATTTTGCGGATGAGGTCCGTACCATCCTGGACATTGTGCTCGCCTCGAATCCAAATCAGAAATCCAGCGAATTGCGACCACCGCCACGGAGCGACGCTCTAGTCGTCCTACTCGTCAAGACAGCCCTGGAAGACCAAAGGACCAAGGACATGATTCGCCGCATTGCCGAAGGCCGCCCTGGTTTCACCGATGCGCAAGATCTCAAAGAGATCCTAGATCGACTACATCGCGACGCAAAGACGGTTCCCAAAGCACCTCCGCCgacccctcccccgtccaAACAGCCGACACCAAACGGGGTGCACAACGGCCATGGCAAGCCCGCGACGCCTTCTGCCGTACAGCAGGCCAACCCACAGGCTTTGCGCTCGAAAggaccgccgcctgctgcgagGCCGGACATATCAGCCGTTGTTTTCGATTTTGGTACCGGAGACCGGTATCTTTTCCCCAAGTTTAGCATATTGGAGTTCCTGCCCTCTTCATCCGGGCAGCAAGTCGTGGCTTCGTTCCTGATTGTCCGCAAGGGCAGTATTTCGGATTATGGCGGAGACCCGACTCTAGACTTCTATCAACCCGTCACCATGCGTATTCAAACAAGCTCCGGCCGTCACTTGGAGAATCTGgcgcgggtggtggcgcccCAGGATGAGGTACGGCGCTACATGGATGATGTCATGGACAACATGACGCGCGCAGAGTATGTACTGTTGGCCATGCGTCTGCCGCGAGCCGAGccggacgatgatgaggacggACTCGCAGTTGTTGAGGAGCCCAGAACTGGCGTGTCGACGCCAAAATCAGAGACAGAGTCGgagccagcgcggccagcaAGATTGGGAGTGCTTTGGACCACAAACACGAACAAGCCGCCGGACTCGAGCGGCACCATCAAATTCAGAGATCCCGAGCAAGAGGCCCAGTCAAAGTATGAGCGGTTGATTCGGTCtgtcgccgccaaggagacGGAGCCCATGTGA
- a CDS encoding uncharacterized protein (EggNog:ENOG503NZKV~MEROPS:MER0042897~COG:O~TransMembrane:1 (o659-679i)), whose protein sequence is MFLSLQKHWQAAHVNTVRDSVVRFVVDGETPPSQSTTLNYKPMLVKKLCEQIQMKRNLSDRLEFKVERGRLLKLRSKKATTSIDSTKPTVSLQQFIKEGSRSLTEKTKRILAVLLSYAVLHLHGTPWLQPTWDSSKILFIRTSSSKIPLRPFIQTQLVRDDVKLDFGTSGQESDDHAAQGSPSAENDSDCLDSDNLDLGDIDPDDIEHPFPTLVTLAIMLMELYMATPFEELAKNRDLGLPERPDSRTRLLDVASVFDEYRREIPQNSQFYYSIEKCLDPRAWEDEWGKRIDDQALRVMIYRDVVRPLEDELCDAFTFITIEELDQIAETVDVGSWGQTIQNQLAQPQIETSLPPSDGARLQEHLYFVATQASLRYPPSNALNRGHPGRSLLSPGLGQHPPRESDYKSARFYDDEKPSEAHSRADVESYLSWKVQYAAVYRTYIDPYLPKPNCSPVKIAVLDSGVDDTHNSLDTGQIVAKRNWTSANFKKSARDLDGHGTFTASLVIDYAPDAKLYIAKIAEKEPSPPRVVAEAIRTAVDDWKVDIISMSFGYPTNQIDGYNELESALLYAHSKNVLMFAAASNSGANLDRAYPTRDSHVICIHSTDSKGNRSRFSPTALHCDVNLATIGEAVQSAWPVNLCDPSANPDCVQYKSGTSYATPIAVGIAAFLLQYARLHLPDQADMLKRQSKMKEVLLRLAEKTQKSISRDDYHYITLSLYSDNLFGKGRELIDPTLCDLLNS, encoded by the exons ATGTTTCTTTCTCTGCAAAAGCATTGGCAGGCGGCTCATGTCAACACCGTCCGGGACAGCGTGGTCCGATTTGTCGTGGACGGCGAAACGCCACCGTCACAGAGCACGACGCTGAACTACAAGCCCATGCTGGTCAAGAAGCTGTGCGAGCAGATACAGATGAAGCGGAATCTGTCTGACCGGCTCGAGTTCAAGGTCGAGAGAGGGCGTCTCTTGAAACTGCGGTCCAAGAAGGCCACGACGTCGATCGACAGCACGAAACCCACCGTGTCGCTGCAGCAGTTCATCAAGGAGGGCTCCCGATCCCTGACGGAGAAGACGAAGCGGATCCTGGCCGTGCTGCTGAGCTACGCGGTTCTGCATCTGCACGGTACTCCTTGGCTCCAGCCAACCTGGGATTCCTCGAAAATCCTGTTCATCCGaacctcgtcgtccaagaTCCCGCTACGGCCCTTCATTCAGACGCAGTTGgtccgcgacgacgtcaagctCGACTTTGGGACTTCCGGGCAGGAAAGCGACGACCACGCAGCTCAAGGCTCGCCGTCAGCAGAAAATGACTCGGATTGTCTCGATTCCGACAATCTCGACCTGGGCGACATAGATCCCGACGACATCGAGCATCCGTTTCCCACACTCGTCACCCTCGCCATCATGCTGATGGAACTGTACATGGCGACGCCGTTCGAGGAGCTGGCGAAGAACCGTGACCTTGGGCTGCCAGAACGACCGGACAGTCGCACCAGACTCCTCGATGTTGCCTCTGTGTTTGACGAGTACAGGCGCGAAATCCCTCAGAACTCTCAATTCTACTACTCCATAGAAAAGTGCCTCGATCCAAGGGCTTGGGAAGACGAGTGGGGAAAGAGAATCGACGATCAAGCGCTCAGAGTTATGATATATCGAGACGTTGTCCGGCCCCTAGAGGACGAATTGTGCGATGCTTTCACCTTCATCAccatcgaggagctcgatCAGATCGCCGAAACCGTAGACGTCGGCAGCTGGGGGCAGACGATCCAGAATCAGCTGGCCCAGCCTCAAATCGAGacttccctccctccaagCGATGGAGCAAGGCTCCAAGAGCATCTATATTTCGTGGCGACTCAAGCATCTCTCCGGTATCCTCCATCTAATGCTTTGAACCGGGGTCATCCAGGACGCTCTCTTCTCTCACCGGGCCTTGGGCAACACCCTCCCCGGGAATCCGACTACAAGTCTGCCAGGTTCTACGACGATGAGAAACCTTCGGAGGCTCACTCACGTGCAGA TGTCGAGAGTTACTTGAGCTGGAAGGTACAGTATGCAGCCGTCTACCGTACATATATAGATCCATACCTACCCAAGCCCAATTGTTCTCCCGTGAAGATTGCGGTTCTGGACTCTGGTGTCGACGACACGCACAACTCCCTCGACACGGGGCAGATCGTGGCCAAGCGCAACTGGACGTCGGCCAACTTCAAAAAGTCGGCTCGTGACCTCGATGGACACGGGACTTTTACAGCCAGTTTGGTCATCGACTACGCTCCTGATGCCAAGCTCTACATAGCTAAGATTGCCGAGAAAGAGCCCTCTCCCCCCAGAGTCGTTGCAGAG GCTATCAGAACCGCCGTGGACGATTGGAAGGTCGACATAATCTCTATGTCCTTCGGATACCCCACGAACCAGATCGACGGCTATAACGAACTCGAAAGCGCACTCCTTTACGCGCATTCCAAGAACGTCTTGATGTTTGCGGCAGCCTCGAACAGCGGTGCGAATCTGGACCGAGCGTATCCCACTCGTGACTCGCACGTTATATGCATTCACTCGACCGACTCGAAGGGGAACCGGTCCAGGTTCAGCCCCACGGCGCTCCATTGCGACGTCAACTTGGCCACGATAGGCGAGGCAGTACAATCGGCATGGCCGGTTAACCTCTGCGATCCGAGCGCTAATCCAGACTGTGTCCAATACAAGTCGGGTACCTCTTACGCAACGCCAATCGCCGTAGGCATTGCAGCGTTCCTTCTGCAATATGCACGGCTCCATCTGCCGGACCAGGCAGACATGCTCAAGCGCCAGTCCAAGATGAAAGAGGTGCTTCTGAGACTAGCCGAGAAGACCCAGAAGTCCATAAGCCGCGATGACTATCACTATATCACTTTGAGCTTGTACTCGGACAACCTCTTTGGCAAGGGTAGGGAGTTGATAGACCCGACACTCTGCGACCTTTTGAACAGTTAG
- a CDS encoding uncharacterized protein (EggNog:ENOG503P214~COG:Q) yields MGSSRASYLPSTPFRFGCLICLDNQTGTNSASSSSALADLKACPLRSVLPQQPCGAQVDAVGPVDCIYNSGVRNATVLLGELLHRNMQCHFLNMPTNSGKTVLITGCSAGGIGSALAQAFHDQGCRVFATARALPKIAHLRDMGIDVLQLDVEDAASIASAVDRVGVATEGTLDLLVNNAGLGQSGPIIDSNLADSRKMFEVNFFGRVATTQAFAPLLIKAKGTIVNIGSIAGVCPQPWKGMYNASSAAVHQWSDTLRIELEPFGVRVVLVVTGAVRTNFLTNQAGAKVASDSIYAPAKESIESAMNGKSVDKNFVDAHGYAREVVANVLRKHPVKRHWAGGVARLIWAVSVALWATAWDFLLAEQFAINELRKRLALKNVAEQ; encoded by the exons ATGGGTTCGTCACGAGCATCATATTTACCAAGTACGCCGTTTCGCTTCGGGTGCTTGATTTGTCTAGATAATCAAACTGGCACGAACTCCGCATCATCGAGCAGTGCCCTTGCGGACTTGAAGGCATGTCCGCTCCGCAGCGTCCTCCCGCAACAGCCATGTGGGGCGCAAGTAGATGCCGTTGGTCCTGTCGACTGTATATATAACTCTGGAGTCCGAAACGCTACCGTCCTCCTTGgggagctgctgcatcgGAACATGCAGTGTCACTTCCTCAACATGCCAACCAACTCAGGCAAAACCGTTCTCATCACTGGCTGCAGCGCCGGAGGCATCGGGTCCGCACTGGCGCAAGCCTTCCACGACCAAGGCTGTCGCGTATTCGCGACCGCGCGGGCTTTGCCCAAGATTGCCCACCTTAGAGACATGGGCATTGATGTGCTGCAACTAGATGTAGAAGATGCCGCGTCAATTGCCAGCGCGGTTGACcgagtcggcgtcgccacggAAGGGACGCTGGATCTACTGGTCAACAACGCGGGCCTCG GCCAATCCGGTCCAATCATAGACTCGAACCTGGCCGACTCGCGAAAGATGTTCGAGGTAAACTTTTTCGGGCGCGTTGCCACCACGCAGGCATTCGCACCACTCCTTATCAAGGCCAAAGGTACCATTGTCAACATTGGGAgcatcgccggcgtctgTCCACAGCCGTGGAAGGGAATGTACAATgccagctccgccgccgtgcaccAGTGGAGCGACACCTTGCGGATCGAGCTAGAGCCGTTTGGCGTGCGAGTTGTACTT GTTGTTACCGGCGCGGTGCGTACAAATTTCCTCACGAATCAGGCCGGTGCCAAAGTGGCGTCCGACTCCATCTATGCTCCGGCCAAGGAGTCTATAGAGAGCGCAATGAACGGAAAATCGGTAGACAAGAACTTTGTTGATGCGCATGGCTACGCGCGAGAGGTGGTCGCAAACGTGCTGCGCAAGCATCCCGTGAAACGGCACTGGGCTGGGGGCGTCGCGAGGCTCATTTGGGCGGTTTCTGTTGCTCTGTGGGCGACAGCATGG GACTTCCTGCTGGCGGAGCAGTTTGCGATAAATGAGCTGAGGAAGAGGTTGGCGTTGAAGAATGTAGCTGAACAGTAG
- a CDS encoding uncharacterized protein (TransMembrane:1 (i71-91o)), with translation MKVRRGDILYYVTLTITRDGTTRYTTILLGTKTTGPQGSITQTPTPPEETAAGGESPSDSSSSGGRDSAQTALIVVGVLLGVVVILALVWWCCIRPFRNPVSPGSSTTYTSSRSSTPSNNPDIVPPMRPPSPVYRPAQEQERKGRIYERGD, from the coding sequence ATGAAAGTGCGACGTGGGGATATCCTCTATTACGTCACGCTGACAATCACGCGGGACGGGACCACAAGATACACCACGATCCTCCTCGGCACCAAAACGACCGGGCCACAAGGCTCCATCACGCagacaccgacgccgcccgaggagacCGCTGCCGGGGGGGAAAGTCCGTCGGACTCCTCCTCATCAGGAGGAAGGGACTCGGCACAAACCGCCCTCATCGTGGTCGGCGTGCTCCtgggcgtggtggtgatcCTGGCGCTGGTTTGGTGGTGCTGCATTCGGCCGTTTCGAAACCCGGTGAGTCCCGGGAGCTCGACTACATACACGAGCTCGAGATCCAGCACTCCGAGCAACAACCCGGATATTGTGCCGCCTATGCGACCCCCGTCCCCGGTGTACCGGCCCGCACAGGAGCAGGAGAGAAAAGGAAGAATATACGAAAGGGGAGACTAG
- a CDS encoding uncharacterized protein (EggNog:ENOG503P282): protein MANNVFYFYFAPTWDWPPDGPIKLGNVLTSIKKPEQPLYTAPLPAASEVFSSEKTEVEYSQEKLAEGNFSILTKFLSILGVGVDVGADWQTRNEEYAFERVITMQFVPKEDYIQTCIETEAVRRYLDRSRYRKPLYVITGIKTVYGAKVKSHKSRAHSGKLGVSVDGTLSSGGIVPVSLEPGVGGKSEARTGTSWEGSSDFVFAFRVRKIHVSKKPQTIDKNDDYNKGALLDGTKDKIEEDFPDLLISLQEDPKPEDEGYLEGEFIEGKMI from the exons ATGGCTAACAATGTCTTTTACTTTTATTTCGCGCCGACGTGGGACTGGCCCCCGGATGGTCCCATAAAGTTGGGGAATGTCCTCACCTCAATAAAGAAGCCGGAACAGCCACTGTACACAGCCCCGCTGCCTGCTGCGTCCGAGGTGTTCTCGTCGGAAAAGACCGAGGTCGAGTACAGTCAGGAGAAGCTTGCAGAGGGCAACTTCTCTATCTTGACGAAGTTCCTGAGCATTCTTGGCGTGGGTGTCGATGTCGGTGCCGACTGGCAAACCAG AAACGAAGAGTACGCCTTCGAGCGGGTGATTACAATGCAATTCGTTCCGAAAGAAGACTACATCCAGACGTGCATCGAGACCGAGGCGGTGCGACGCTATTTGGACCGATCTCGCTATCGCAAACCCCTCTACGTCATAACTGGGATCAAGACCGTGTACGGGGCCAAAGTCAAATCGCACAAGTCCCGAGCACACAGCGGCAAGCTCGGGGTCTCGGTCGACGGCACCTTGTCTAGCGGTGGAATCGTCCCGGTCAGCCTTGAGCCCGGAGTCGGGGGCAAAAGCGAGGCGAGGACAGGCACGAGCTGGGAAGGGAGCAGCGACTTCGTCTTTGCCTTTCGGGTCCGTAAGATCCATGTCAGCAAGAAACCGCAAACGATCGACAAGAACGATGACTACAACAAGGGTGCTTTACTGGACGGTACGAAAGACAAGATCGAAGAGGACTTCCCGGATCTTCTCATCTCGTTGCAGGAAGATCCCAAGCCAGAGGACGAAGGATACCTCGAGGGCGAGTTCATCGAAG GAAAAATGATCTAA